A single window of Montipora capricornis isolate CH-2021 chromosome 14, ASM3666992v2, whole genome shotgun sequence DNA harbors:
- the LOC138032765 gene encoding uncharacterized protein: MWKSYAAIVAKNMKTLFVFSIFVVICQIINKTETQQCPAFGSEESILGWMLQGNIYQTMMTNIGLHCLSACLKDDRCQSFNFVISLHMCEFSDRTKEATPEDFIPDADRYYFGKYMNRAPLGSISELAAKSCKEIKMSEGRAPNGKYWMSSIKPGIPVLAFCDMKTEDVDECTASSPVCHVNATCSNTLGSYRCTCKPGYAGDGLKTCRGKTVRCN, translated from the exons ATGTGGAAAAGTTATGCAGCGATTGTCGCCAAAAACATGAAAACCCTGTTCGTGTTCTCaatttttgttgtcatttgtcAAATTATCAACAAAACGGAGACTCAGCAGTGCCCTGCATTTGGATCTGAGGAGTCCATCTTGGGATGGATGTTGCAAGGAAACATCTATCAAACAATGATGACCAATATTGGACTTCATTGCCTTTCGGCCTGCCTCAAAGATGATCGTTGCCAAAGTTTCAACTTTGTGATTTCCCTTCATATGTGCGAATTCAGCGACCGCACCAAGGAAGCCACACCAGAGGATTTTATTCCTGATGCAGACAGATATTATTTTGGAAAATACATGAACAGAG CCCCACTAGGCTCCATCTCTGAACTAGCAGCCAAGTCCTGCAAGGAAATAAAGATGAGTGAAGGAAGAGCCCCCAACGGCAAATACTGGATGTCTTCAATAAAACCGGGGATTCCAGTACTTGCATTTTGCGATATGAAAACCGAAG ATGTTGATGAATGCACTGCTTCTTCACCTGTGTGTCATGTAAATGCTACATGTAGCAACACTCTTGGTTCCTACCGTTGCACTTGCAAGCCCGGATACGCTGGGGATGGACTGAAAACTTGCAGAGGTAAGACTGTCAGATGCAATTGA